GCGGACCTTCCGACACTGCGCGTGCGATGCGCCCATGAACCCAACGGCCGGCAAGACATCCGCAACTGGAGAACAAATGGCTTCGACTTCTGCTGATACCTATAGCCCCTCGCGCGACGATTTCGCCGCGATGCTCGACGAGTCCTTCGCAGGCGGCAACCTGCAGGAAAGCTCCGTCGTCAAGGGCAAGGTGGTTGCAATCGAAAAGGACATGGCCGTCATCGACGTCGGCCTGAAGACCGAGGGCCGCGTCGCCCTGCGCGAATTTTCCGGCCCCGGCCGTGACAGTGAACTGAAGGTCGGCGACGAGGTGGAAGTGTTCCTCGATCGCATCGAGAATGCCCTCGGCGAAGCCGTGCTGTCGCGCGACAAGGCGCGCCGCGAGGAGAGCTGGGGCAAGCTCGAGAAGGCGTTCCAGAACAACGAAAAGGTCAACGGCGTCATCTTCAACCAGGTCAAGGGCGGCTTCACCGTCGATCTCGACGGTGCCGTGGCCTTCCTGCCGCGCTCGCAGGTCGACATTCGTCCGATCCGCGACGTTGCGCCGCTGATGAACAACTCGCAGCCGTTCCAGATCCTCAAGATGGACCGTCGCCGCGGCAACATCGTGGTGTCCCGCCGCACGGTTCTCGAAGAGACCCGCGCCGAGCAGCGTCAGGAGCTGGTGCAGAACCTCGAAGAGGGCCAGGTCATCGACGGCGTGGTCAAGAACATCACCGATTACGGTGCGTTCGTTGATCTCGGCGGCATCGACGGCCTGCTGCACGTCACCGACATCGCGTGGCGCCGCGTCAACCATCCGACCGAGGTGCTCTCGATCGGCCAGACCGTGAAGGTCAAGATCATCAAGATCAACCACGAGACGCACCGCATCTCGCTGGGCATGAAGCAGCTGCTGGACGATCCCTGGCAGGGCATCGAAGCCAAGTACCCGCTGGGTGCTCGCTTCACCGGTCGCGTCACCAACATCACCGACTACGGCGCGTTCGTCGAGCTCGAGCCGGGCATCGAAGGCCTGATCCACGTCTCCGAGATGTCGTGGACCAAGAAGAACATGCACCCCGGCAAGATCGTATCGACCTCGCAGGAAGTCGATGTGCAGGTGCTGGAAGTCGATTCCGTCAAGCGCCGCATCTCGCTCGGCCTCAAGCAGACCATGCGCAACCCCTGGGAGGTCTTCGTCGAAGGCCATCCGACCGGTTCGGTGGTCGAGGGCGAGGTCAAGAACAAGACCGAGTTCGGCCTGTTCCTGGGTCTCGAGGGCGACGTCGACGGCATGGTCCATCTCTCCGACCTCGACTGGAAGCTTCCGGGCGAGCAGGTGATCGACAACTACAAGAAGGGCGACGTGGTGAAAGCCGTGGTGCTCGATGTGGACGTCGAGAAGGAGCGTATCTCGCTCGGCATCAAGCAGCTCGAAGGCGACCCCTTCGCCGAGCCGGGCGATGTCAAGAAGGGCGCGGTCGTGACCTGCGAAGTGCTCGAAGTGAAGGAGAGCGGTATCGAGGTGAAGATCGCCGGTACCGACTTCTCCACCTTCATCAAGCGCTCGGAGCTCGCGCGTGACCGCAACGACCAGCGCGCCGAACGCTTCGCCGTCGGCGAGAAGGTCGATGCCCGCGTGATCCAGTTCGACAAGAAGGCCCGCAAGGTCCAGGTGTCGATCAAGGCGCTCGAAGTCGCCGAAGAGAAGGAAGCCATCGCGCAGTACGGCTCCTCCGATTCGGGTGCGACGCTCGGCGACATCCTGGGCACCGCGCTCAAGAACCGCGACAGCAAGTAAGCGAAACGTCTGTTCCGCTGCATCGAAGCCCCGGCGCGAGCCGGGGCTTTTTTGTTGCGTCCGTAGCCCGGATGGAGCGAAGCGAAATCCGGGATTCGTGCAACGGAGGGACTTTTCCCGGATTGCGCTTCGAGACTGGGCAAGATTCTAACATCGAGTGAAGGTAGGATTCGGCATGACGAATCGTACCTTCAAAACCGGCGTCAGGCGGGATCAGCCGAGCCTTCTGCCGGCGCGGGTGGAAGATTATGTGGCCGGCGACAATCCGGTTCGGGTGATCGAGGCTTTTGTTGCAGCGCTTGACCTCGGGAAGCTTGGCTTCCGCCATGCCGGATCGAGCGGCGGGGCTGGACAGCCACCTTATGACCCGGCCGACCTGCTGAAGCTTTATCTTTATGGCTACCTGAACCGGATCCGGTCGTCGCGCAACCTGGAGCGCGAAGCCCGGCGCAATCTGGAACTGATCTGGCTGATGAAGCGCCTGGTGCCGGGCTATCGCACCATCGCCAAGTTCCGCCAGGAGAACTGGAAGACGCTCAAGGCGGTGAACCGGGAGTTTGTGCTGATGCTGCGCGAACTCGGTCTGATTGGCGGAGAGGTTGTGGCGATCGACGGTGCGTTTTTTGATGGCAACGCCAGCAAGGCGAGCATCAAAACGCAGCGCAAGCTCGCCAAGCGGCTGGCGGAGATCGAGCAGGATATTGAAGCCTATGGTGCCACGCTCGAGGCCAACGACAGCGCCGAGGTGGAACGTCCACCCGCGGGGCGGGATGGCGGAGGCGATGGCAGTCGCGGCGGAGACCTCGCACAAGAGGTGGCGGCGTTGATGGCCAAGCGCGCCAGCTTGCAGGCCGATCTGGCACGACTGGAGGAGAGCGGGCAGACGCAGCTGTCGCGAACCGATCCGGATGCCCGCCTGTTGTCGAAGAACGGCCAGGTGGTGGCAGGCTATAACGTTCAGATCGGCGTCGACGACAAGCACGCTCTGATCGCGGCGAGCGAGGTCGTCAACGACGGCAACGATAGCGGCCAGCTTTACGACATGGCCAAGGCCGCAAAGGACGAGCTTGGCGTCGAGACGCTGACGGTTCTCGCCGATACCGGCTACTACAACGGCCATACGCTCAAGGACTGCGAGGAGAACGGCATTGCCGCCTACGTTCCGCTGGCCAAGCGAACCACGCGGCTCGAAGCGCAGGATCGCATCAGCCATGAGGCGTTCGCCTACGACGCCGAAGCGGATGTCTATCGCTGTCCCGCCGGCAAGCAGCTGCGTCCCACGGACGGTCGCAAGACCAACGGCAACCGGATCGAGATCAGGTATGTCAGCCGCAAGTCAGATTGCGACGCCTGCCCGCTGCGCGCGCGCTGTGTCACCGTCAAGATCCCGACGCGCACCGTCCAGCGCTGGGAGCATGAAGCGGTGCTGGATCGGCATCGCGCGCGGATGCAGGGCGCCGAGGCCCAGATGCGCCGCCGCGCCGAACTCGCCGAACACCCCTTCGGCACCATCAAATGCCGGGCCGGCTACCGCCACTTCCTCGTCCGCGGCTTCGACAAAGTCTGTGGCGAATGGAGCCTGATGGCGCTTTGCTACAATTTCTCCCGAGTCCTCAGCATTCTCGGCCTCGACGCCTTCATGGCCTATCTGGCAAGCCGGCTTCCGCATTTGGCACTCTTGCTGCTCAACGCCATCACCGACATCACCGACATCATCACCCGGATACGGCCCGCTCCAGCGCCAATCCGAGCCCAAATCCGTCCAATTTTCCGATATGCCGCGTAAGCCGCGCCCAAACAAATACTTGCCCAGCCTCTTCGCTCCATCCGGACTACGCTGCTACCCGGTCACAGCCTTGTTTTCTTCAAAATGCGCCGCAATTGATGTATCCAGATAAGCTGTTGGTCACGCCGTGACGGCACAACGCGCCCAGCCATTCATTTTGGAGATATTCCGATGTCGCTCGATTCGGACATCATCGTCGATCGCCGCAGGATTCGCCGCAAGCTGACGTTCTGGCGCGTGACGGCCGCACTGATCGCGATCGCGGCGATTGCGAGCTTTGCGCTGATCGCGACACCTGGTGCGCGCGGCACGTTCGCATCTGCCGGCTCGATCGCCCGGGTCCAGATCGAGGGCCTGATCCGCAGCGACGCCGATCGCACGCAGGCGCTGGAGCGGCTGGAGAATTCGCAGGCCGCCGCCGTCATCGTTCACATCAACTCGCCGGGCGGCACCACCGCCGGCTCCGAACAGCTCTATGACTCGCTCACCCGGCTGAAGGCGAAGAAGCCGCTGGTCGTCGTGGTCGAGGGCCTTGCTGCTTCCGGCGGCTATATCACCGCGATCGCCAGCGACCATATCGTCGCCCAGCAGAGCTCGCTGGTCGGCTCGATCGGCGTGCTGTTCCAGTATCCGAACGTCACCGAGCTGTTGAAGACCATCGGCGTCAAGGTCGAGGAGGTGAAGTCGTCGCCGCTGAAGGCCGCACCCAACGGTTACGAGCCCACCAGCCCCGAGGCGCGCGCGGCGCTCGATGCGCTGGTCAAGGATTCCTACGCCTGGTTCAAGGGTCTGGTGAAGGAGAGGCGTGGCATGGATGACACGCAGCTCGAGAAAGTGGCCGACGGCCGCGTCTTCACCGGCCGCCAGGCGATCGATCTCAAGCTGATCGACCAGATCGGCGACGAGAAGACGGCGGTGACCTGGCTGGTCGAGCAGAAGGGCGTCAAGAAGGGCCTCAGCGTGCGCGATTACAAGCTCCAGCCGCGGTTTGGCGACCTGACGTTCCTCAAGACGGCCGCCGCCGTGACGCTGGAAGTGCTTGGTTTGGGCTCGATTGCGCACCAAATCGGACAGACCGGCGTCGCACAGGCGGTCGATCGGTTCGGAATGGATGGAATGCTGGCCCTGTGGCAGCCGGCCGCGTCAAATTGACGGATATGGGCGAGCGCTAGAGGGTTTTCCCGTGTGGCGGGTGCCGGGGCAGCCTGCTTTTTCGGCATTTGTCACGCATTTTCACGACGCCCACCCTTGATTTAGCGTCTTGACAGATCACGGTATTTTCACGGAAATGGTCATCCGCACGCTTCCGGGTCCTATCTCTCGATGATCAAATCCGAACTTGTTCAGCGTATCGCCGAGCACAACCCGCATCTGTACCAGCGGGATGTCGAGAACATTGTGAATGCGATTCTCGAAGAGATCGTAGCGGCCCTCGCACGCGGTGATCGCGTCGAGCTGCGCGGCTTCGGTGCCTTCTCGGTCAAGCATCGCCCGGCACGTGCCGGGCGCAATCCACGCACCGGCGCCCATGTGCCCGTCGATCAGAAGAGCGTTCCGTTCTTCAAGACCGGCAAGGAAATGCGCGAGCGGTTGAACCGTGACCATCCGGATCCCGGCGCGCCGGACTAAGGCCGACGTCAGGATTTGCCGCGGTCGCCCGTGATGCGGCCGGAAGCTTGATTCAAGGCGAGCGAAGCGAGATGCGAAAGTTCCTGACCGCGCTGATCGTGCTTCCGCTGGGCCTGATCCTGGTGGTCTTCGCCGTCGCCAACCGGCACCTCGTCACCGTCTCCTTCGATCCCTTCATGTCGGCCGACCCCTCGCTGTCGGTCACCTTGCCGCTGTTCCTGCTCTTGATCCTGGTCGCCGCCCTTGGCGTCCTTGCGGGTGGATGCGCCGTCTGGTTCGGCCAGCGGCGTTGGCGGCGCGCCGCGCGACGGAATGATGCGGATGCACGGGCGGCCAGGGGCGAACTGGCCGATCTGCGGGCCCGAATGACCGCCACACGGCCCGAGTCCCAGCGCCTCCCCGTCCCCTCGGGGCTCGGCCTTTACGGGTCCGTCGGGCGAGACAAGCAGCGCGCGACGTTGTAGAAGCGGCCGCAACCGAAAGCCCTGTTTTCCGGCCGCAGGCCCGCGGCCTCCATTTGCTTTGAGACCATGTCCCTGCTCGTCAAGATCTGCGGCCTGTCCACGCCCGAAACGCTCGAAACGGCGCTCGAGGCGGGTGCCGACATGGTGGGGTTCGTGTTCTTTCCGCCGTCGCCCCGGCACCTGTCGCTGGATGCGGGACGCGCACTCGGCCGCCAGGTGAAGCGGCGCGCGCTCAAGGTCGCGCTCACCGTCGATGCCGACGATGCCACGCTCGACAACATCATGGACGCGCTATCGCCGGACATTCTCCAGCTCCATGGCCAGGAGAGCGTCGCGCGGCTCCGCGACATCAAGCAGCGGCTTGGCCGTCCGGTGATGAAGGCGGTGCCGGTCGCAACCGCGGCCGACCTCGCCGTGTTGCCCGGCTACGCCGCGATCGCCGATCGCATCCTGTTCGACGCGCGCGCACCGAAAGAAGCAACCCGCCCCGGCGGTCTCGGCGCCCCCTTCGACTGGCATCTGCTCGAAAATCTCGATCTGAAACTGCCCTACATGGTCTCGGGCGGGCTTGACGCCGACAACGTCGCGGAAGCCGTTCGCGTCACCCGCGCCGGTGGTGTCGACGTCTCCTCCGGAATCGAGAACGCTCCCGGCGTGAAAGATCCTGAGATGATCAAGGCCTTCATTCGCGCCGCGCGCGCCAGCCAAGATACAAGCCAAGAGTTGAGTGTTCGATGAACGTCGCCAAACCAAACTCCTACCGCAGCGGCCCCGACGAGCGCGGACATTTCGGCATTTTCGGCGGCCGCTTCGTCGCCGAAACCCTGATGCCGCTGATCCTCGATCTGGAGAAGGCCTACACCGCGGCCAAGGCCGATCCGGCGTTCCAGGCCGAGATGAACGGCTACCTCAAGAACTATGTCGGCCGGCCCTCGCCGCTCTATTTCGCCGAGCGCCTGACCGAGCATCTCGGCGGCGCCAAGATCTACCTCAAGCGCGAAGAGCTCAACCACACCGGCTCGCACAAGGTGAACAACGTGCTCGGCCAGATCATGCTGGCGCGGCGCATGGGCAAGAAGCGCATCATCGCCGAGACCGGCGCCGGCCAGCATGGCGTCGCCACCGCGACGCTGT
This genomic stretch from Bradyrhizobium sp. CCGB12 harbors:
- the rpsA gene encoding 30S ribosomal protein S1; its protein translation is MASTSADTYSPSRDDFAAMLDESFAGGNLQESSVVKGKVVAIEKDMAVIDVGLKTEGRVALREFSGPGRDSELKVGDEVEVFLDRIENALGEAVLSRDKARREESWGKLEKAFQNNEKVNGVIFNQVKGGFTVDLDGAVAFLPRSQVDIRPIRDVAPLMNNSQPFQILKMDRRRGNIVVSRRTVLEETRAEQRQELVQNLEEGQVIDGVVKNITDYGAFVDLGGIDGLLHVTDIAWRRVNHPTEVLSIGQTVKVKIIKINHETHRISLGMKQLLDDPWQGIEAKYPLGARFTGRVTNITDYGAFVELEPGIEGLIHVSEMSWTKKNMHPGKIVSTSQEVDVQVLEVDSVKRRISLGLKQTMRNPWEVFVEGHPTGSVVEGEVKNKTEFGLFLGLEGDVDGMVHLSDLDWKLPGEQVIDNYKKGDVVKAVVLDVDVEKERISLGIKQLEGDPFAEPGDVKKGAVVTCEVLEVKESGIEVKIAGTDFSTFIKRSELARDRNDQRAERFAVGEKVDARVIQFDKKARKVQVSIKALEVAEEKEAIAQYGSSDSGATLGDILGTALKNRDSK
- a CDS encoding IS1182 family transposase, which gives rise to MTNRTFKTGVRRDQPSLLPARVEDYVAGDNPVRVIEAFVAALDLGKLGFRHAGSSGGAGQPPYDPADLLKLYLYGYLNRIRSSRNLEREARRNLELIWLMKRLVPGYRTIAKFRQENWKTLKAVNREFVLMLRELGLIGGEVVAIDGAFFDGNASKASIKTQRKLAKRLAEIEQDIEAYGATLEANDSAEVERPPAGRDGGGDGSRGGDLAQEVAALMAKRASLQADLARLEESGQTQLSRTDPDARLLSKNGQVVAGYNVQIGVDDKHALIAASEVVNDGNDSGQLYDMAKAAKDELGVETLTVLADTGYYNGHTLKDCEENGIAAYVPLAKRTTRLEAQDRISHEAFAYDAEADVYRCPAGKQLRPTDGRKTNGNRIEIRYVSRKSDCDACPLRARCVTVKIPTRTVQRWEHEAVLDRHRARMQGAEAQMRRRAELAEHPFGTIKCRAGYRHFLVRGFDKVCGEWSLMALCYNFSRVLSILGLDAFMAYLASRLPHLALLLLNAITDITDIITRIRPAPAPIRAQIRPIFRYAA
- the sppA gene encoding signal peptide peptidase SppA is translated as MSLDSDIIVDRRRIRRKLTFWRVTAALIAIAAIASFALIATPGARGTFASAGSIARVQIEGLIRSDADRTQALERLENSQAAAVIVHINSPGGTTAGSEQLYDSLTRLKAKKPLVVVVEGLAASGGYITAIASDHIVAQQSSLVGSIGVLFQYPNVTELLKTIGVKVEEVKSSPLKAAPNGYEPTSPEARAALDALVKDSYAWFKGLVKERRGMDDTQLEKVADGRVFTGRQAIDLKLIDQIGDEKTAVTWLVEQKGVKKGLSVRDYKLQPRFGDLTFLKTAAAVTLEVLGLGSIAHQIGQTGVAQAVDRFGMDGMLALWQPAASN
- a CDS encoding integration host factor subunit beta, with amino-acid sequence MIKSELVQRIAEHNPHLYQRDVENIVNAILEEIVAALARGDRVELRGFGAFSVKHRPARAGRNPRTGAHVPVDQKSVPFFKTGKEMRERLNRDHPDPGAPD
- a CDS encoding lipopolysaccharide assembly protein LapA domain-containing protein, whose protein sequence is MRKFLTALIVLPLGLILVVFAVANRHLVTVSFDPFMSADPSLSVTLPLFLLLILVAALGVLAGGCAVWFGQRRWRRAARRNDADARAARGELADLRARMTATRPESQRLPVPSGLGLYGSVGRDKQRATL
- a CDS encoding phosphoribosylanthranilate isomerase encodes the protein MSLLVKICGLSTPETLETALEAGADMVGFVFFPPSPRHLSLDAGRALGRQVKRRALKVALTVDADDATLDNIMDALSPDILQLHGQESVARLRDIKQRLGRPVMKAVPVATAADLAVLPGYAAIADRILFDARAPKEATRPGGLGAPFDWHLLENLDLKLPYMVSGGLDADNVAEAVRVTRAGGVDVSSGIENAPGVKDPEMIKAFIRAARASQDTSQELSVR